CTACTCAGAATTTGtgttctagttttttttttctgttttgctGTAGATTATAGTTAAAGTTTATGGTCTTTTGCTTTCACATTTTGTTCAATACATTAAGATCTTATTCTTCTATCAACTTAAATAGTCATCTTATATTAAAGATGGTTGGTCAAGTGGGAGCCCTTCCTCCTTAAACCAAAAGATTGGGAGTTTAAATGACCAAAGTGGGAACTTGAAAAAAGCTACTGTTGGCTCCTGGGGAGTAGGGAGTTGGGGGTTTGGTGTGGgggtttataaattttttaaaaataataaagaacgGACTGTTTCTCATCCTCTTTAACATTAATGACCATATGTATTAAGATTTGTGTATATTTGCTGCAGTTGGAAATTCAAGTTTCTTGTTTCTTAATATGTACAGCAATGAACTTAACTatcatcttcattcctttaaaaATCAGGCGGAGTTTCCTAATTTATAGTCTCAGTTACCTTCAATGGATCCAACAGCAGATGAGCAGTTGGACTATGGTGATGAGGAATATGGAGAAAGCCACAAGATGCAGTACCATGGAAGTGGGAAAAATCCTGCACTGGCAGAGGATGAAATGCTGGGTGAAGATGATGAATATGATGATCTTTACAATGATGTTAACATTGGGGAAGGTTTCCTACAGCTGCAGTGGTCAGAGGTTCCAGTTCCTTCTGTTGATGCGGGAAATGGGAGTTTTCAAGTTCAGAAAGATAGTTTTTCTGCCTCAAGGGCTGGTGGTTTAGGATCAGAGGAGGCGAAAATCCCTGGTATTGCAACAGAAGAGAAGTATGCTGGCACTGAAGTCCAATTTCCCCAGCAAAAGGATGGGTCTTTAGTTGAAAGGGAAATTGAACGACCTGGTGATGCTGCACAAAAAGCAAGGCCTTCAGCACTTACCATGAATCTCAATTCTCAAGTGGGGAACTCTGGTTACCAAGGATCCATGCCAATGCCCCATAAAATTGGTGTTGATCCTATGGCTATGCCAGAAATATATGCCAGTGAAGCTACACCATTGGTGAATTCTGCTGTGGCTGGACCAAGAGTTGTTCAGCACATgccaactaattaattgaactCAAGTGGGAATGTTAACATCAATAATCCAGTTATTAGTGAGACTCCTTTTAGGCCATCTCTGGAGAATGGTAACACCATGCTCTTTGTTGGAGAATTGCACTGGTGGACTACTGATGCTGAGTTTGAGAGTGTGCTAACTCAATATGGGGATGTAAAGGAGATCAAATTCTTTGATGAGAGAGCTAGTGGCAAGTCTAAAGGCTATTGTCAAGTTGAGTTTTTTGACCCAGCTTCTGCAGCTGCTTGCAAAGAAGGAATGAATGGTTATAATTTCAATGGGCGACCCTGTGTTGTCGCATTTGCAACTGCACAAACTATAAAACAGATGGGTTCCTCATATGTGAACAAAACTCAAAACCAGGTGCAGTCTCAACCACAGGGGCGGAGACCCATGAATGAGGGAGTTGGTAGAGGTGGGCCAAATTACACCCCTGGAGATGCTGGGAGGAATTTTGGAAGAGGTAGTTGGGGGCGTGGAGGGCCGGGGATGCCTAACAGAGGACCTGGGGGTGGACCAGTGAGGGGAAGAGGAGCCATGGGATCGAAGAATATGATGGTGAATCCTGGAGCTGGCAATGGTGCTGGTGGAGCTTTTGGACAAGGACTTGCAGGTCCAGCATTTGGTGGTCCTCCTGCAGGTCTAATGCATCCCTGGGGCATGATGGGTCCTGGTTTTGATCCTAGTTTTATGGGTCGAGGAGCTGGTTATGGAGGATTTTCAGGTCCTGCATTTCCGGGGATGATGCCTCCATTTCCTGCTGTTAATCATATGGGCCTTCCTGGAGTGGCTCCTCATGTCAACCCTGCATTCTTTGATCGAGGAATGGCTGTAAATGGAATGGGAATGATGGGTACAACTGGGATGGATGGGCCTCATCCAGGAATGTGGACTGACACAAGCGGGGGCGAATGGGAAGGAGAAGAACATGGCAGTAGAACTAGAGAGTCCAGTTATGGGGGTGAAGATAATGCATCAGAGTATGGCTATGGAGAGGTTAGCCATGATAAAAGAGCCATGTCAAGTGCTATGTCCAAGGAAAAGGAACGGGGTTCTGAGCGTGACTGGTCAGGCACCTCTGACAGGCGGCATCGTGATGAAAGAGAACATGACAGAGATAGGCATGATAAGGAGCACAGATACAGGGAAGAAAGGGATGGTTACCGGGACTATCGTCAAAAGGAGCGTGAATCAGAGCATGAGGAAGAGTATGACCGTGGACAGTCTTCTTCAAGATCCCGTAGCAAATCCCGAGCAGCTCAGGAGGAAAATCATAGGTCTAGATCAAGAGACATCAATTATGGGAAACGTAGACGCGGACCTTCTGAATGATCTCTTATATGCTGTTATGCATCTATTTTCCAAGTCTTTTATAGGACTACAGGCGCAATTATTAACCTTTGGTGATGTCCTTCCTTCAGCTACTTGTATGCAGTGGCGTTCTTTCTGTTTTGTGTTGGTGCTGATATTCTGTGGTTTCAGGACTTAAAGAAGTAAGTCAAGTATTACTATGGTTCCAGGAAGTAGATATAGATCCTTCTATCCTACTCCCTATAAACGTCATTTGATGCAAAACTTCTATTTGTGCAAAGATTATGAGTAACTTTATTAAAAAACTCAAATGTGTTTGCTTAACGAGTTGAGCTTTCTAATTCTGttaatttttaggttttatgacTATTATCGTAAATTAGAGCTTGGAGCTGCTAGAACTTGTTGTGTATTATCTTAGAGTTGTGAGCCTTTTTGTGTACGATTTTTTGCTGACCAAGTTCTTTCAGTTAGTTATATTAGTTTAATCTGAAAGATGAGAAATAGGCTTAATGTATCTTGATGCTTGGCTTTTTCAATTCGCTGCTCATGTGATATtaaaatgtgtatttttttcttcttttgtttgcCTGTTTGGGTGCACATGTATTGGCCGCGGGAGGGAGGCTGTCTTATCTGGTCTGTTAATCTCTAGGCTGCCAGACCTTGTTATCTAGGTATGCTTGGAGGTACTGttgcattttttattcaaacttGGTCCTTATTTGATTATGTCTCCAGGGAAGAAACTGAAGTTTCATGACAATATTTTAGAAAGCCatgaaattaatgattttaagtgGTGTTCCTATAAATTGGTTGTGCCATGGTTGTTGGGTTGTAAAGTTGTGCTTATATGGACGGATCATCCACTATGGGTGTATACTAAGTTACTAACACATCTTCTTCGTGAAGCTGAGGATCTTTTTTGTTGTGAAATAGTTAGGGAGTCATAATTCTTGTGCCGGTAATTTGTATGTGGTCTTGGAGAAATTTTTCAGCAACTTTAAGTTTATGTGGTACTGCATGGCTCATAGGGTAGCTGTTGCTTTCATAATGCCTCTAGGTGATCAACAAATATATTGTGAGCTTCACTCGCTTAAATTTCTGCTGCACTTTTGTACTCTGATTATTTATGGCAGAGTCATGAGTTAGCTGacaatttgttatatttttggtcttttcctttctctctctctcttttttttggtGTGCGAATAAACGAAGATCCTCCGTGAATTTTAGGTTTTTGTGGTTCTTTCTCTGTGTTGAAGTAAAGATAGTTTTAAAAGCCTTATCATTGGCTTTTGGCATTTATGTTATGGACCAAGCAAACTTCTCCTGTCACACCACCAACTCCTCCCGATCCTCCAGAAGAGGATAGGGGTACTTTCTTATAGATCCTTCTTGTTTTCAATGCTGGGCTCCATGAGTTCAGGCAAAGAATTTAAAGTTGCATTTCTCTGCTCCTTATAGTTATAGCTGAAAAATTCTCCCCGTCTGTATGGTTGTACCattaaaagattttgtattaTGGTTTGATTATTTGTGCTTATTGATATTGTTTCATCTCATTTTTGAATGGCATTAGTACAGGCAGAAATGCAGAGACAGACATTGGATGCCAGTTctatttttgaactatgttaAATCTTGTAGATTATTTTCTCGATGTGCATTTGTTTGTACAATTCCAATTGCGCGTTGCTCTGATTTGAAGTGTTGTTCGGGAGGGTTTGACCATTTAACCTTCTTCCTTAGACAGTTAAAGATCAGTTTGCAttattccttctttctttttggtttCTATATCAATTTTAATGCATCTCTTAACTGTTATTGGCATCTATAACTTACGCAATCATTTGAATTTGGGTTCTATCATTTTTCATGAGTATTAACATGAGAATTTTCTCTAATTATCGTATTCAGGGAGCCGCGAGGCAACTCTGTTTTTTGTGACTAAATCAGCATATTTTGGTTATCCGGAGGAAGATGAGTTAAATTGGACAATTGTTTGAAAATGCTAGTCTCTGCCTAGTGCCCTAGTGTGCCTGAGATGTTTGTCtgtaattttgttttctttagcATATAACATTGTGGGCGTCCAATTTACAGCAGGCCCACCAGTCTTTTAAAGCTCTACTTTGAGCTATGTATTGTAGATATGTAGTAGGTTCCATCATTTGTAATGTTTCATACCGTTTTTTGCTCTTTTTTGAGCTTTGAGGCCATCATTACAAAGGGGAGAACCATTACATCgtgagagtcttgatgaggccagtcttcgaagcataaagtgtctcaAGCTTGTCCCACAAAtttttggcatgtgtctcattcacaatatgatttctaacattatcttcaacccattgtctaacatagccacaaacctgcagatgctcaaattctcattcttcatcattcaaagactgaggcttattagaagcaaacacaggtaaatgcatcttctagacaaatagaagatctttcatcttgcctttccaaatatgatagttactaccagttaaacacaccattttactcatatttgcctccatcattcaaaacgacaatcaacaataaccaatgctctgataccacttgttaggatcggaaataagcaggtgtatatgcggaagctagcaaagcaaacctcaaaagaccacgagtaagaagacaacgagaaatataccaaaagacacgaagatttaacgtggttcggtcaattgacctacgtccacaaaggagatgagcaatccactataaatatgagagtacaaaatacagagagaaacaacctcaatcaattcactcggaatacatgggaggttcacacaagtgataacgtatcaagcttgtgacccacaaattctccccctaaccaaaactctcaaagtccttaaaactacattgtgaatgctgattaagttagaaggaatattcctctatttatagagtcctaaacaatttcctaccaaaaaaggattagtcaattcaaaaccttttcctaaaaggaaaacctatttatggtaataaatcagggcaaataaaacccaacaaatctcccccttggcctgaatttctgacaaaataaatttgtccaccatcttcacttaatcttcaacaacttgtttctcctctccataatctcctttgcaaaatttatgtctcaacacagagaacctctctaaaataatttctccaacaaaatcttcattactgtcaaaaaggttgcagCTAAGACTACacccgccaagatgaacacatttttctaacctggttcaatcatcgattaccgaaccactgaacctgactccatcattgaatctggctctgataccactttgttgggaaagacaaggcactaacaaagaatgcctgataggataacagcggaagattacccaagtctatactttcccttctcgatttgaaccaagagaagacaaacaaccacaagcaatatgatagtaaggcagcaagtaattcaaccaaacaaatataacaagacaataataaaccaatcacacaagacactaagatttacgtggaaaacccttcgatgtgaagagtaaaaaaccacgggaccaaaagctccactataatcaccaagagttacaatattgttctccaaaattggccacaaaacaagtgccaaacaacgagcaacaacaaaataagattgcaccaaatctagagaattaaaggagcaaaaacaccaatttcgcagctactattcacgacagcaaaactgaagctgcaggccaccaaatccaactctgtcagttcctaatcaaatattgagatgaatataatatgctgtccaaaaatcagctcaatcggacaagaaacgaagcgggaatgacaatttgaagttggttgttagggctgaatttttgactgcgaaaaactgctcttttttttttctttttggctgctgaaaaactctttttttttatgtctgaaaataagacctaaataggcttatatttgcctcataagaatgggcttatgggaaaaaatgggttggtccaaattggacttttatttatccacataggaaagGAAAAAGgtccataacccaacaattctctCCCTTACGACTAAgtggaggagaccgccatcccggcgaccatgcaacaatcttcaaacttccctcttggcaaagctttagtcatcatatcggaaccattgtcatttgtatgaatcttttcaagctcaagcaacttagaatccaacacatctcgaatccaatggtatctcacatcaatgtgtttagaccgaccatggaacgtagaattcttgccaagatgtatagcactttgactgtcacaataaagcacatacctctcttgagcacaaccaagttcccccaagaatctcttcatccaaagcaattctttacaagattcaacgacagcaataagctcagcttctgtagtagatagagcaacacatttttgcaacctagattgccaagacacagctccccctgcaaaagtaaccaagtaccctgaagtagacttgcgagtatcaacatcactagccatgtctgaatcagtataaccacaaagaataggcttccctgtaccaaaacacaaactcagactagaagtgccacagagatatctcataacccacttcacagcattccaatgttctcttcccggattagaaagaaaacggctaacaactccaacagcgtgagcaatatccggtcttgtacaaaccatcgcatacatcaaactaccaacagctgaagcataaggaactttcttcatattttccttctcatcatcactagaaggacactgtttcgtgctcaatttgaagtgcatagctaaaggtgtactgacaaccttagctttgtccatgctgaatctgcgaagtactttctgaatgtacttctcttgtgataataccaatttcttggcctttctatcacgaacaatctgcatgccaagaatctgccttgctggtcctaagtctttcatagcaaaagacttactcaactcttgcttcaacttctgaatcctgcaagtattatgaccaacaacaagcatgtcatcaacataaagcaacacaataataaagtcaccatcagagaacttttgcacaatggtctgaagaagtcttcttgaagccctgctgactcataaaagaaccaaacttcctgtaccactgcctgggagcttgtttcaaaccatataagctcttcttcaatttgcaaacataattctctttacccttgacttcaaaaccttccggttgctccatataaatttcttcatctaagtcaccatggaggaaagcagttttaacatccatttgctcaacctctaaatctagacttgcagccaagcctagaaccacacgaatggatgacatcttcacaactggagagaatatctcatcaaaatcaactccctttttctgattaaagcccttgacaactaatctagctttgtatcgtggaactggattaccatcttcatgtttcacccgaaaaacccacctgtttttcaaagcttttctgtctttaggtaacttaaccaaatcaaaggtatgattatcatgcaaggatttaatctcatcttccatagcatcaaaccacctttctttttcttcactttccatggcctcatgaagactctcaggttctcccccgtcagtcaagagtacatactcattgggagaataacgagatgaaggaattctctctctactagatcgtctgagagaactctctggagcatctataattggttgttggacaaccacatcatcttgcactggatcatcaacaacatcatgccggtcattctgaacatgatcaccatcttcattatcaacttgattttcatcattatgaagattttcttccggtgcaatagtcaaaggaactggatcaacatcaactaagctctcactactctgaaaatcagccttgtcagttttgtcaaaatcttcaattgtttggtcttcaaagaacacaacatcacggcttctaacaagtttcttctcaacaggatcatagaaacgatagccaaattcatcttgaccataaccaatgaagatacactgcctagttttaacatccaactttgacctttcatccttaggaacatgtacaaaggctttacacccaaagactctaagatgatcataagaaacattcttaccagtccaaactctgtcagggacatcaccatctaaagcaacagcaggagataaattgataacataagcagcagtattaagtgcttctgcccaaaaggaatctgacagcttagcatctgaaagcatacatctaaccctctcaactagagttctgttcatcctctctgctaaaccatttaactgaggagtctttggaggagttttctgatgcctaataccctgctctctgcaatatctatcaaaaggaccaatatactcaccaccattatatGAGCGGATGCATTTGaatgtcttccctgtttgtctttcaaccaaggcctgaaaacttttgaacacatcaagtacttaatccttggacttcaaaggaaatacccagagtttgcgagaatgatcatcaataaaagtcacaaagtaaagtgcaccaccatgagatcttaccttaaaaggaccacacaaatcaaaatgtaccaactccagtaaatcaagctttcttgaaggcggatgactctgaaaagaaactcttttctgtttaccggctaatcaatgaacacatttcttcaactttgcttgtttcactccagaaagcaaatttttcttagccaaactatcaatccccttctcactcatatgactcagccttctatgccataactctgatgaagtatcattctccaccaaatttactgagtctctggacatggagccctgaaatacatacaagttagacaacttgtcaccacgggccataaccatcaaacctctagtaagcttccactggccaaCACCAAATGTATTAACATAgccctcatcatcaagatatcccacagaaatAAAATTCAAGCGAAtatctggagcatgcttgacattattgagaactagtttggaaccattgttactttccaaacaaactgtcccaatgccaataacttcaacttcatgattattgcccattttcaacgttccaaaattacctagagtataaaaagaaaataattccttctttagcgtgacatgagaagtagcaccagaatccacaaaccagctagactcatcacgaacaagattaatggcatttgcatcacaagaaacaagaagattatcattagcaacaacagcaacacgattttcattatcgtcttctctcttttgttctctcatatctctcttgtgcttgtaacaatatttcatgatatgcccattcttgtggcaatagtcacatgtaatattcttgtatttagactttgacttgcttctacttttacctctatcattctgacctctggacttgtttctccccctatcttcagtaaccaaaacatcggagtgtgaagctgaagaagatgaggcttgagatcttcttctcatttcttcattcaagacatcactcttagtatattccatggttacaacaccactgggagcagaattagtcaaagaaactcgaagagtttcccaagagtctggcagagtattaagaagccatagtccctgtatctcatcatcaaactttacacccaatccggacagctggtcaagaataccctgaaaatcattaatatgatcagaaataggagtgccctctttatacctgatattcattaattgtttcaataggaacaacttgttgttgccagtcttcgaagcataaagtgtctcaagcttgtcccacaaacttttggcatgtgtctcattcacaatatgatttctaacattatcttcaacccattgtctaatatagccacaaacctgcagatgctcaaattctcattcttcatcattcaaagactgaggcttattagaagcaaacacaggtaaatgcatcttcttgacaaatagaagatctttcatcttgcctttccaaatatgatagttactaccagttaaacacaccattttactcatatttgcctccatcattcaaaacgacaatcaacaataaccaatgctctgataccacttgttaggatcggaaataagcaggtgtatatgcggaagctagcaaagcaaacctcaaaagaccacgagtaagaagacaacaagaaatataccaaaagacacgaagatttaacgtggttcagtcaattgacctacgtccacaaaggagatgagcaatccactataaatatgagagtacaaaatacagagagaaacaacctcaaccaattcactcggaatacatgggaggttcacacaagtgataacgtatcaagcttgtgacccacaaattctccccctaaccaaaactctcaaagtccttaaaactacattgtgaatgctgattaagttagaaggaatattcctctatttatagagtcctaaacattttcctaccaaaaaaggattagtcaattcaaaattttttcctaaaaggaaaacctatttatggtaagaaatcagggcaaataaaatccaacaataTTTGTAGCTACTATATTAGTCTTAACCTCTCTGTTGTGGCTCATTTCCGTAGCAGCCCGTGTTCCTGAcctgaaaaattagaaaatgaaaGCAGAATTTGTGTGCACTAGTGACAATTACCTGCTCATATCCATTCTCCTTCACTATCCCCCAACTTATTGACTGTAGGGGGTTGTGCAGTTAACTGAAAAGGCGATCGAAAGGAAGCGAAACGTGATATATACATGGTTCCAATCACTAATAAGTGATTAGAAGTTGTGTCTTAATCTTGTTTGATATTAACATCTGTTCTTGAGAGAGTTAACGTTAAATAGTACTGATATGTGTTGcattatttgattttaagttTGGTATGTTCTTTCGTGCaatttgttgataattttttggttttgtattcttttgatttaattaacttatgCACAATGGTGTGATTTGTTACATTGAAATGAAAAGCTATTTGTTTGAATGTATGGTGTGTTATGTTCGTCTTTGGCTTTGTATTTCAATTGTTTTTATTCTCAATAATAGCCAAGTTAGGAAGACATTCATCTCACTTTTTTCTGATAGtagttatcaaataattaatgagCAGGTTTTAATTCACATGTACCTAGTACCTGTACAATTCAAATGGGATTTTATAACATATCAACATGTCTTGCATAACCCTAACACTATGTTTTGGATCATTATTACTcattgtattatattgtatcgTTATTATACcaacaatgtttgttttgattgttacttaaaatgtattgtattgcattgttaaatttcattgttacgtaacaattAAAACctctattttatggaacaaccgATTTGGTGTGTTTTCATTGTTACTtgatttctttttccaattaaatctttacataatattttaaaatattattttaacctttagcttaattatttaaatctagtcaaacTTCATACCCTAGAATAActaaggatattttagtaaattttttaaattagaatatagtacgatacaatcaaaccaaataattaaaatattattaaacaataacaaacaatacaatctaCCCAAACATCGCATCTATCATACAATACAACTCAATAGGAATTTTTCACCAAAGTAGGCCATTATTAAATCAATTTATCaagataatatgtttttttgaaattttataaaactagtataaacTTAGTTCTCAGCAACGTTTCaggtaatattttattaaaaaaaattcaataacaaaaagaCAAAATCTGACAGAATAAACAAACATGAAACGTGATTGTCAGTTACGTTTTATAATTCGTTACTGTGAAACACGTTTTGCAGCTAAAACGTGACTCGtagtaatatttttctaaaatggttgaaaattgaaattcaatCTTGTGTGTGCctcattcatattcaaattttccactatAAAAATGGACttgaaatatatatgattttctcttttctttcacttttatACATAGACAATacctttttaaattaaagaaaaaattggaGCTTGTCTTGTATCatctcaatttcaaaatttgtgaataaatcatataagaGATTTTCTCCTAGCCTAAGTAACCATCCCTTCCAAATATTAGACCCATCAAtttcttatgattattaaatattatactatcaataaagaatttattgaattaatattaatgCAATAAGTAAGCGAGacaactattaaaaaaataaataaattaatatagtacAAAATTTCTCATCACTCTCTTTTTTCTTACAAAAGTATTATCTATGTATGAAAAGAGAATACAAGAGAAATTTATACATAAAGAATGAGACATATACAAGATTGAATGTTAATTTTTAATCATTCAAGAGAAACGTTATTGTGAGTTACACTTTTAACGGTAAAACGTGCCTCATAGTAACGAAATATAAAACGATACTGATAATAACGTTTTATGTCTGTTTACTTTGTTAGATTTTTGTCGTTtagttattgaatatttttgaataaaaattacctaaaacgttactgagAACTatgtttatactagttttgtaaaaaaaatttataaaatatattattttgataaattgattATAATAATGGCTTGCTTTGGTCAAACTTTCACACAATAGAGtataatattatacattatgaaacaatgagtaataatgatccaaacaaaATGTAAAGAGGCGGAGCTATGTGCCAATTCACAGAAGCAATAGTGTTTACTCAAATTTGATATAAGTACTAaattattcactaaatatttagaaataatcGAATGTGAaaacttaattattattgtatattaacTTGAGACTTTTGTAGCAACctttatatatttcaaaatgtaGTGTCTCATCTTAAGGTGTTTCTAAGCATTTAAGATTTAAAGTTCACACATTAAGAATTATAGTCCTTTCAAGTGACTATAAACTTAATaatttgtacatattttatgatttcttaAATAAAT
This DNA window, taken from Solanum lycopersicum chromosome 5, SLM_r2.1, encodes the following:
- the LOC101251182 gene encoding uncharacterized protein, which produces MLFVGELHWWTTDAEFESVLTQYGDVKEIKFFDERASGKSKGYCQVEFFDPASAAACKEGMNGYNFNGRPCVVAFATAQTIKQMGSSYVNKTQNQVQSQPQGRRPMNEGVGRGGPNYTPGDAGRNFGRGSWGRGGPGMPNRGPGGGPVRGRGAMGSKNMMVNPGAGNGAGGAFGQGLAGPAFGGPPAGLMHPWGMMGPGFDPSFMGRGAGYGGFSGPAFPGMMPPFPAVNHMGLPGVAPHVNPAFFDRGMAVNGMGMMGTTGMDGPHPGMWTDTSGGEWEGEEHGSRTRESSYGGEDNASEYGYGEVSHDKRAMSSAMSKEKERGSERDWSGTSDRRHRDEREHDRDRHDKEHRYREERDGYRDYRQKERESEHEEEYDRGQSSSRSRSKSRAAQEENHRSRSRDINYGKRRRGPSE